A single Bufo bufo chromosome 6, aBufBuf1.1, whole genome shotgun sequence DNA region contains:
- the LOC121005622 gene encoding posterior protein-like: MEIVDKFVEKHASASFKICTNDALTHQFNDMIKQCDEQNANSKHRKSNKKAKKEKLANMLCMLMKMKEIAEQKELQWYSEKAQLRAELDRVEQGITVAIASAENDGCECEDLREEVDRLVQQNCDLEDEIEEYEERCRLRDLKIASLEEKEERNDDVVKVLKDRLHDVNNQLIHKQHCNMTLRSQESANNHCYRKWGEEQPICTADGPQSTPDHSSSLFTPVSDESRQRRDSLHIHGSNRIQSTTLSIQDKTNLCQILGKFDTSASPINLSNRLEAVVTQYNLNNRDACALFRVWLPSQLCEKLQPPVGTHKGLSAELNSNWGNASDRLKELQRVMGGRDIRGTNALENAKLRRGDDPIIFCSEYLTLFRATYNCPDMPPDDSSFLYSMANKCTFVDYPTKVALRNANSYQAFLNILKDWIQETCNDNKPQKRISEIVKNEGKVRFMGKCDKCGNTGHTMRECRSNRKGNNDRAFFPRKQQQRQGLDNAADGVSQPPEATLYGPLLKEIRRIGKAIAELPEEFKAPPPTNPYVKP, encoded by the exons ATGGAAATTGTCGATAAATTTGTTGAAAAACATGCTTCTGCTAGTTTTAAGATTTGTACAAACGATGCTTTAACACATCAGTTTAATGATATGATAAAGCAATGTGATGAGCAGAATGCAAATAGCAAACATAGAAAGTCAAATAAGAAAGCAAAGAAAGAGAAATTGGCTAATATGTTGTGCATGCTAATGAAAATGAAAGAGATTGCAGAGCAAAAGGAATTGCAGTGGTACTCTGAAAAGGCTCAGTTAAGGGCTGAGCTGGATAGAGTTGAACAGGGAATCACTGTGGCTATTGCTAGCGCTGAAAATGATGGTTGTGAGTGTGAAGATCTCAGAGAGGAAGTGGATAGGCTGGTTCAACAGAATTGTGATTTGGAGGATGAaatagaggagtatgaggaaagaTGTAGACTTAGAGATCTGAAAATTGCATCTTTAGAAGAGAAAGAAGAAAGGAATGATGATGTTGTAAAAGTACTTAAAGATCGATTGCATGATGTTAATAATCAACTGATTCATAAACAACATTGCAATATGACCTTGAGATCACAGGAAAGTGCTAATAATCATTGTT ATCGTAAATGGGGGGAGGAGCAGCCTATTTGCACTGCAGATGGGCCACaatcaaccccagatcatagttcCTCTCTATTTACTCCTGTGTCAGATGAAAGCAGACAAAGAAGAGATAGTTTGCATATTCATGGTAGCAATCGTATCCAATCCACAACACTCTCTATACAGGATAAAACAAACCTATGCCAAATATTGGGGAAATTTGATACAAGTGCTTCACCCATTAATCTTTccaacaggctggaagctgtGGTTACGCAGTATAATCTGAACAATAGGGATGCATGTGCCTTATTTAGGGTATGGCTCCCATCTCAGCTTTGTGAGAAGTTACAGCCTCCTGTGGGCACTCACAAAGGATTATCTGCAGAACTCAATTCCAACTGGGGAAATGCAAGTGATAGGCTGAAAGAGTTGCAGAGAGTAATGGGGGGAAGAGATATTAGAGGTACCAATGCCCTAGAGAATGCAAAATTAAGGAGAGGGGATGACCCGATCATTTTCTGTAGTGAGTATTTGACCCTATTTCGTGCTACATATAACTGTCCTGACATGCCTCCTGACGACAGCAGTTTTCTTTATTCAATGGCTAATAAATGCACATTTGTTGACTACCCAACAAAGGTTGCCTTAAGGAATGCAAATTCCTATCAAGCCTTTCTAAATATTTTAAAGGACTGGATTCAGGAGACTTGTAATGACAACAAACCTCAGAAGAGAATATCAGAGATAGTTAAGAATGAAGGCAAAGTAAGATTTATGGGGAAGTGCGACAAATGTGGAAATACAGGTCATACTATGAGAGAATGCAGAAGTAATAGGAAAGGCAACAATGACAGAGCTTTTTTCCCAAGAAAACAGCAGCAAAGGCAAGGATTAGATAATGCAGCTGATGGAGTATCTCAGCCTCCTGAAGCTACATTGTATGGTCCACTTTTGAAAGAAATCAGAAGGATAGGAAAAGCAATAGCGGAGTTGCCAGAGGAATTTAAGGCCCCACCACCAACAAATCCTTATGTAAAACCATAG